A stretch of the Massilia varians genome encodes the following:
- a CDS encoding MFS transporter yields MKLPALVALMVLAHTAFGGGRVALSLSAIRLGATPLEVGLVIGLLALVPMLLSVHAGRWTDRRGTFRPTLLALLLLEAGLLLALLPSLGGLGASAVLLGSGFMMVHVALHHAVLHGGPAQQHTRAYSMLALGNSVSSIAGPVLAGFLLDLAGGAWTFLALAVLPLLALLALARMGAGMAGTPAPERPQGRASVMDLLRHAPLRAVLAVSALLSMGRDLFSFMMPLHGSALGLSASRIGLVMGVFGAGTFVVRIFLPPLARRWSTWQVLAGALGLAAAAYPALPLARTLASLLACAFVLGLALGCALPMIMSAIGQAAPPGRGGEAIGIRSMLANASQTILPVGVGALGSAGGTQMVFWVLGALLAAGMLFARAQQPAPG; encoded by the coding sequence ATGAAGCTGCCCGCACTGGTCGCGCTGATGGTGCTGGCGCATACCGCCTTCGGTGGCGGGCGCGTCGCGCTGAGCCTGTCGGCGATCCGGCTCGGCGCGACGCCGCTGGAAGTGGGCCTGGTGATCGGCCTGCTGGCGCTGGTGCCGATGCTGCTGTCGGTGCATGCGGGTCGCTGGACCGACCGCCGCGGCACATTCAGGCCGACCCTGCTCGCATTGCTGCTGCTGGAAGCCGGCCTGCTGCTGGCGCTGCTGCCCTCGCTCGGCGGCCTGGGCGCGAGCGCGGTCCTGCTGGGCAGCGGATTCATGATGGTGCACGTGGCGCTGCACCATGCGGTCCTGCATGGCGGCCCGGCGCAGCAGCATACCCGCGCCTATTCGATGCTGGCGCTTGGCAACTCCGTCTCCAGCATCGCCGGCCCGGTATTGGCCGGCTTCCTGCTCGACCTGGCTGGCGGAGCCTGGACCTTCCTTGCGCTGGCCGTCTTGCCCCTGCTGGCCCTGCTGGCGCTGGCCAGGATGGGCGCCGGCATGGCGGGCACGCCCGCGCCGGAGCGGCCGCAGGGCAGGGCGTCGGTCATGGACCTGCTGCGCCACGCGCCGCTGCGCGCGGTGCTGGCGGTCAGCGCGCTGCTGTCGATGGGTAGGGACCTGTTCAGCTTCATGATGCCGCTGCACGGCAGTGCGCTCGGACTGTCCGCCTCGCGCATCGGCCTGGTGATGGGGGTCTTCGGCGCCGGGACCTTCGTGGTGCGCATATTCCTGCCGCCGCTGGCACGACGCTGGTCAACCTGGCAGGTGCTGGCCGGGGCGCTGGGCTTGGCGGCGGCGGCCTACCCGGCCTTGCCGCTGGCGCGCACCCTGGCAAGCTTGCTGGCATGCGCTTTCGTGCTGGGCCTGGCGCTGGGCTGCGCGCTGCCGATGATCATGAGCGCCATCGGCCAGGCCGCGCCGCCCGGACGCGGCGGCGAGGCGATCGGCATCCGCTCGATGCTGGCCAATGCGAGCCAGACCATCCTGCCGGTCGGCGTCGGGGCGCTCGGTTCCGCCGGGGGCACCCAGATGGTGTTCTGGGTGCTGGGCGCCTTGCTGGCCGCCGGCATGCTGTTCGCAAGGGCGCAGCAGCCGGCGCCCGGCTAG
- the nadC gene encoding carboxylating nicotinate-nucleotide diphosphorylase, protein MPTAPHAGIDRELLRQVGADVDRALAEDVGGGDLTAALVPDGEARATIVCREAAVTCGQPWVMETLRQVAPSAVATWHVADGARCAPGQAIVEIAGPARGLLTAERTCLNFLQTLSAVATSTALHVEAVAGTGAAILDTRKTIPGLRAAQKYAVRCGGGRNHRMGLYDAILIKENHIAAAGGLGAAFAAARRLGAGASFIQVEVETLDQLEEALQAGVSMVLLDNMSTAQIRLAVALAAGRCSLEVSGGVTLARLRELAETGVDRISVGALIKDIRAIDFSMRFQAAPVERACARQA, encoded by the coding sequence ATGCCGACGGCCCCCCACGCCGGCATCGACCGGGAACTGCTGCGGCAGGTCGGGGCCGACGTCGACCGCGCCCTCGCGGAAGACGTCGGCGGCGGCGACCTGACCGCGGCCCTGGTGCCGGACGGCGAGGCGCGCGCGACCATCGTCTGCCGCGAGGCGGCGGTGACCTGCGGCCAGCCCTGGGTGATGGAAACCCTGCGCCAGGTGGCGCCGTCCGCGGTGGCCACCTGGCACGTGGCCGACGGCGCACGCTGCGCGCCCGGCCAGGCCATCGTCGAGATCGCGGGGCCGGCGCGCGGCCTGCTCACCGCCGAGCGCACCTGCCTGAACTTCCTGCAGACCCTGAGCGCGGTGGCGACCAGCACCGCCCTGCATGTGGAGGCGGTGGCCGGCACCGGGGCGGCGATCCTGGACACCCGCAAGACCATTCCGGGCTTGCGGGCGGCGCAGAAGTATGCGGTGCGCTGCGGCGGCGGGCGCAATCATCGCATGGGCCTGTACGACGCCATCCTGATCAAGGAAAACCACATCGCCGCTGCCGGCGGGCTGGGCGCGGCCTTCGCCGCCGCCCGGCGCCTGGGGGCGGGCGCGAGTTTCATCCAGGTCGAAGTCGAAACCCTGGACCAGCTCGAGGAAGCCCTGCAGGCCGGGGTGAGCATGGTCCTGCTCGACAATATGTCGACCGCGCAGATCCGGCTTGCGGTGGCGCTGGCGGCCGGGCGCTGCAGTCTGGAGGTGTCCGGCGGCGTCACGCTGGCGCGCCTGCGCGAACTGGCCGAGACCGGGGTCGACCGGATCTCGGTCGGCGCCCTGATCAAGGACATCCGCGCGATCGACTTCTCGATGCGCTTCCAGGCCGCGCCGGTCGAACGCGCTTGCGCGCGGCAAGCCTGA
- a CDS encoding hydroxylase: protein MHPVRETIIGNIDSFVEQEVPSIELGRVTDEGARLIRDSGLVRMLQPRQYGGFEADPREFYQTVIDLASRASSLGWVGSVVGVHPFQFGQGDPRMQEEVWGEDHDTWTASPYAPIGRARRVEGGYILNGQWPFSSGTDHCTWAVLGVLAEQDGGPAGEYTRLMHFVLPRADYEILQDSWNVMGLQGTGSKDVLVKDVFVPDYRTYDVQALNDCEYAARHRPDSPLYRIPFDLFFPGAISAATLGIAAGVVKHFADYTGSRVSRMGVKQTQNPYHMASLGAALADIDASCQHVVNEIGEIYKLVLAGGKVTREMKYKARVNQVRAVRRAAEAAAEVFKHAGGNASRVTNPIQRTWRDLSVAMGHACNVDDTVYAAYAGSLYGIPVPRGVVI, encoded by the coding sequence ATGCATCCGGTACGAGAAACCATCATTGGCAACATCGACAGCTTCGTCGAGCAGGAAGTCCCCAGCATCGAACTGGGCCGCGTGACGGACGAAGGCGCGCGCCTGATCCGCGATAGCGGCCTGGTGCGCATGCTGCAGCCCAGGCAGTACGGCGGCTTCGAGGCCGACCCGCGCGAGTTCTACCAGACCGTGATCGACCTGGCTTCCCGGGCCTCGTCGCTGGGCTGGGTCGGCTCGGTGGTCGGCGTGCACCCGTTCCAGTTCGGCCAGGGCGACCCGCGCATGCAGGAAGAAGTCTGGGGCGAGGACCACGACACCTGGACCGCCTCACCCTACGCGCCGATCGGCCGCGCGCGCCGCGTCGAGGGCGGCTACATCCTGAACGGGCAGTGGCCGTTCTCGTCCGGCACCGACCACTGCACCTGGGCGGTGCTGGGCGTGCTGGCCGAGCAGGACGGCGGCCCGGCCGGCGAATACACCCGGCTGATGCATTTCGTGCTGCCGCGCGCCGATTACGAGATCCTGCAGGATTCCTGGAACGTGATGGGCCTGCAGGGCACCGGCAGCAAGGACGTGCTGGTCAAGGACGTGTTCGTGCCGGACTACCGCACCTATGACGTGCAGGCCCTGAACGACTGCGAATACGCGGCGCGCCATCGCCCGGACAGCCCGCTGTACCGGATTCCGTTCGACCTGTTCTTCCCGGGTGCGATCTCGGCCGCGACGCTGGGCATCGCCGCCGGCGTGGTCAAGCATTTCGCCGACTATACCGGCAGCCGGGTCAGCCGGATGGGCGTGAAGCAGACCCAGAATCCGTACCACATGGCCTCGCTGGGCGCGGCCCTGGCCGACATCGACGCTTCCTGCCAGCACGTGGTGAACGAGATCGGCGAGATCTACAAGCTGGTACTGGCCGGCGGCAAGGTGACCCGCGAGATGAAGTACAAGGCGCGCGTCAACCAGGTGCGCGCCGTGCGCCGCGCCGCCGAGGCGGCCGCCGAGGTGTTCAAGCATGCCGGCGGCAACGCCAGCCGCGTCACCAACCCGATCCAGCGCACCTGGCGCGACCTGTCGGTGGCCATGGGCCATGCCTGCAACGTCGACGATACGGTGTACGCGGCCTATGCCGGCTCGCTGTACGGCATTCCGGTGCCGCGCGGCGTGGTGATCTGA
- a CDS encoding VOC family protein: MAAFRPGRAISGFRTADQGLGHVVLAVKDLDEGDRFYRDVMGFYPSDTVRDGPLVAHFYHLNGRHHSLAISALPTREVAFLHLMIEVNAIDDVGTAHDICLQREIPITTTLGKHSNDQMFSFYMYTPSCFRLEYGWGGLDVAPDLWTPRTYDKPSSWGHRRQHAELTALKLDEA; this comes from the coding sequence GTGGCAGCCTTCCGTCCGGGGCGCGCGATCTCGGGCTTTCGCACCGCGGACCAGGGCCTGGGCCACGTGGTGCTGGCGGTGAAGGACCTGGACGAAGGCGACCGTTTCTACCGCGACGTGATGGGTTTCTACCCGTCGGATACGGTGCGCGACGGCCCGCTGGTGGCGCACTTCTACCACCTGAACGGCCGCCACCACTCGCTGGCGATCAGCGCGCTGCCGACCCGCGAGGTGGCCTTCCTGCACCTGATGATCGAGGTGAACGCGATCGACGACGTCGGCACCGCGCACGACATCTGCCTGCAGCGCGAGATTCCGATCACGACCACCCTGGGCAAGCACAGCAACGACCAGATGTTCTCGTTCTACATGTACACGCCGTCCTGCTTCCGCCTCGAGTATGGCTGGGGCGGACTGGACGTGGCCCCGGACCTGTGGACGCCGCGCACCTACGACAAGCCGAGCAGCTGGGGCCATCGCCGCCAGCACGCGGAACTGACCGCCCTGAAGCTGGACGAGGCGTGA
- a CDS encoding alpha/beta fold hydrolase, with protein MGHPLSRGGAGTSAGAGARRRPGASAWSNYNPNIATLARKYRVLAVDLPGWGKSQAVTYDKRDNSGALAEFLEALGLTQAAFVGNSMGGSSCIRLAYERPELVSHLITMGSSAGVPGIFDPAGLSEGVKALEAAYFNPSIETMRKFVEGMAFDTRHVTDELLAERVKAALARPDHIEGWKSGHGKPMVKLDTQRVPTITAPTLLMHGRDDRTVHFNSALVLARMISNSRVYLVNRCGHWVQLEHTDEFNRVIDSFIEGNPVAVRQAA; from the coding sequence CTGGGACATCCACTATCACGAGGCGGGGCAGGGACATCCGCTGGTGCTGGTGCACGGCGGCGGCCCGGCGCCTCGGCCTGGAGCAACTACAACCCCAACATCGCCACCCTGGCGCGCAAGTACCGCGTGCTGGCCGTCGACCTGCCCGGCTGGGGCAAGTCGCAGGCCGTCACCTACGACAAGCGCGACAACAGCGGCGCCCTGGCCGAATTCCTCGAAGCCTTAGGGCTCACCCAGGCCGCCTTCGTGGGCAACTCGATGGGCGGCTCGTCCTGCATCCGCCTGGCCTACGAGCGTCCGGAACTGGTGTCGCACCTGATTACCATGGGTTCCTCGGCCGGCGTGCCGGGCATCTTCGATCCGGCCGGCCTGAGCGAAGGCGTCAAGGCGCTGGAGGCGGCCTATTTCAATCCCTCGATCGAGACCATGCGCAAGTTCGTCGAAGGCATGGCCTTCGATACCCGCCACGTGACCGACGAGCTGCTGGCCGAACGCGTCAAGGCGGCGCTGGCGCGCCCCGACCACATCGAAGGCTGGAAGAGCGGCCACGGCAAGCCGATGGTCAAACTGGACACGCAGCGCGTGCCCACCATCACCGCTCCGACCCTGCTGATGCACGGCCGCGACGACCGCACCGTGCACTTCAATTCGGCCCTGGTGCTGGCGCGCATGATCTCGAATTCGCGCGTCTACCTGGTCAACCGCTGCGGTCACTGGGTCCAACTCGAGCACACCGACGAATTCAACCGCGTGATCGATTCCTTCATCGAAGGCAATCCGGTCGCGGTGCGCCAGGCCGCCTGA
- a CDS encoding TetR/AcrR family transcriptional regulator, which translates to MIDRPRRSGEHRTSAASRERILDAAFEVIRDEGYSGATMAKVAKKAELPVGSVYWHFENKDLLLAALIETSYARWHSQVASTLQPRTGESFGEHIARLFGAVDAERQYDAADFWRLGVILSVEKSVREQVARERFLHIRQLQRAEFASWWRKTLPQALLAHDPGLPERLSGFTLALQDGNAIAGASGETIKAFRPMLASSLAHLVEQAQAQLPALGGAARKRRKQEPADAKA; encoded by the coding sequence ATGATCGACCGTCCCCGCCGTTCCGGAGAACACCGCACCAGCGCCGCATCGCGCGAACGTATCCTCGATGCCGCATTCGAGGTGATCCGCGACGAGGGCTATAGCGGCGCCACCATGGCCAAGGTGGCCAAGAAGGCCGAGCTGCCGGTGGGCAGCGTGTACTGGCATTTCGAGAACAAGGACCTGCTGCTGGCGGCGCTGATCGAAACCAGTTACGCGCGCTGGCACAGCCAGGTGGCCAGCACCCTGCAGCCGCGCACCGGGGAAAGCTTCGGCGAGCACATCGCGCGCCTGTTCGGCGCCGTCGACGCCGAGCGCCAGTACGACGCCGCGGACTTCTGGCGCCTGGGCGTGATCCTGAGCGTGGAAAAGTCGGTGCGCGAGCAGGTGGCGCGCGAGCGCTTCCTGCACATCCGCCAATTACAGCGCGCCGAATTCGCGTCCTGGTGGCGCAAGACCCTGCCGCAAGCGCTGCTGGCCCACGACCCGGGCCTGCCCGAGCGCCTGAGCGGCTTTACCCTGGCGCTGCAGGACGGGAACGCGATTGCCGGCGCCTCGGGCGAGACGATCAAGGCCTTCCGGCCGATGCTGGCCTCCAGCCTGGCGCACCTGGTCGAACAGGCCCAGGCGCAGTTGCCTGCCCTGGGCGGCGCGGCGCGCAAGCGGCGCAAGCAGGAACCGGCAGACGCCAAGGCGTGA
- a CDS encoding ABC transporter substrate-binding protein — MNKLQLSVAIGNYDRCRPLIDGAVQIDGVDPVFMTLSPEEIFFRAFRAEEFDICELSLSSSTVKAAAGTLPYVGVPVFLSRAFRHTAIYVRTDRIKRPEDLRGCRIGLPEYQLTANVWVRSILEDDYGILPSDVTWVRGGISHAGRPEKIKLALPPDVRLIDAPEGETISSLLAKGEIDAYVAPRAPDVEPGTPNIGWLFLDPVAAAKDYFRRTRIFPIMHILGVRRSLAEQHPWLPGAVFKAFNQSKHLALEHLGETSATKITLPFAEERLKEARELMGEDFWSYGIDENRHVLDKFFDHHHRQGLSSRRVTPEDLFHPGTFESFKL, encoded by the coding sequence ATGAACAAACTGCAGCTCTCCGTGGCCATCGGCAATTACGACCGTTGCCGCCCCCTGATCGACGGCGCCGTCCAGATCGACGGCGTCGATCCCGTCTTCATGACGCTATCGCCCGAGGAGATCTTCTTCCGCGCCTTCCGCGCCGAGGAATTCGACATCTGCGAGCTGTCGCTCTCCAGTTCCACCGTCAAGGCCGCCGCCGGCACCCTGCCCTACGTCGGCGTGCCGGTGTTCCTGTCGCGCGCCTTCCGCCACACCGCGATCTACGTGCGCACCGACCGCATCAAGCGCCCCGAAGATCTGCGCGGCTGCCGCATCGGCCTGCCCGAGTACCAGCTCACCGCCAACGTCTGGGTACGCTCGATCCTGGAGGACGACTACGGCATCCTGCCCTCGGACGTGACCTGGGTGCGCGGCGGCATCTCGCATGCCGGCCGCCCGGAGAAGATCAAGCTGGCGCTGCCGCCGGACGTGCGCCTGATCGATGCGCCCGAGGGCGAGACCATTTCCAGCCTGCTGGCCAAGGGCGAGATCGACGCCTACGTGGCGCCGCGCGCACCCGATGTGGAGCCCGGCACGCCGAACATCGGCTGGCTGTTCTTGGACCCGGTGGCCGCCGCCAAGGACTACTTCCGCCGCACCCGCATCTTCCCGATCATGCACATCCTGGGCGTGCGCCGTTCGCTGGCCGAGCAGCATCCCTGGCTGCCGGGCGCCGTGTTCAAGGCCTTCAACCAGTCCAAGCACCTGGCGCTGGAGCACCTGGGCGAAACCTCGGCCACCAAGATCACCCTGCCCTTCGCCGAGGAGCGCCTGAAGGAAGCGCGCGAGCTGATGGGCGAGGACTTCTGGTCCTACGGCATCGACGAGAACCGCCACGTGCTGGACAAATTCTTCGACCACCACCACCGCCAGGGACTGTCCTCGCGCCGCGTGACCCCGGAGGACCTGTTCCATCCGGGTACCTTCGAATCCTTCAAGCTCTGA
- a CDS encoding cupin domain-containing protein — protein sequence MLSPHAASLADEFTCGSVLAALQCLLPGETARPHRHTMNALRFLLEGAGAVTLVDGKECPMAFGDLVLTPGMCWHEHRHDGEVPVIWLDVLDVPLHQYLGTVVFQPGPIGEAPITMLDASFIAPGIVPEHIQGRRDHSPLFRYPYADAVRALQHAPRSPDGARRVRYVNPLDGQGAMPMLDTAMLQLDAGVRTLPVRSTANLVCTVVEGHGETRIGEQRIAWGPRDTFTLPQHNWASHHSEDGARLFVVSDADVLRRLGLLKEEIQASA from the coding sequence ATGCTCAGCCCGCACGCCGCCTCGCTGGCCGACGAATTCACCTGCGGCAGCGTGCTGGCCGCGCTGCAGTGCCTGCTGCCGGGAGAAACCGCCCGCCCGCACCGCCATACCATGAACGCACTGCGCTTCCTGCTCGAAGGCGCCGGCGCCGTCACCCTGGTCGACGGCAAGGAATGCCCGATGGCCTTCGGCGACCTGGTGCTCACGCCCGGCATGTGCTGGCATGAGCACCGCCACGACGGCGAGGTGCCGGTGATCTGGCTCGATGTGCTCGACGTGCCGCTGCACCAGTACCTGGGCACCGTGGTGTTCCAGCCCGGCCCGATCGGAGAAGCGCCGATCACCATGCTTGACGCCTCCTTCATCGCGCCCGGCATCGTCCCGGAGCATATCCAGGGACGGCGCGACCACTCGCCGCTGTTCCGCTATCCGTATGCCGACGCGGTGCGCGCCCTGCAGCATGCGCCGCGCTCGCCCGACGGCGCGCGCCGGGTGCGCTACGTGAACCCGCTCGACGGCCAGGGAGCGATGCCGATGCTCGATACCGCCATGCTGCAGCTCGACGCCGGCGTGCGGACTCTGCCGGTCCGCAGCACCGCCAACCTGGTGTGCACCGTGGTCGAAGGCCATGGCGAGACCCGGATCGGCGAACAGCGCATCGCCTGGGGCCCGCGCGACACCTTCACCCTGCCCCAGCACAACTGGGCGTCGCACCACAGCGAAGACGGCGCGCGCCTGTTCGTCGTCTCCGACGCCGACGTGCTGCGCCGCCTCGGCCTGCTGAAAGAAGAAATCCAGGCAAGCGCCTGA
- a CDS encoding fumarylacetoacetate hydrolase family protein, translating into MKICWYTQEQREGAQLGAVVDGRVYDVSAALQALPPARYPALHGDLLLANLDLIRVAINQLLPGAASIPAERARFLSPVANPGKIIGVPVNYADHVAEANADQATFTDRYKGEVREQGLFLKAASSLVGPSEGVALRFPQRLSHHEMELGVVIGKTAANVSVDEALDYVAGYAIALDMTVRGPEDRSLRKSVDSYAVLGPWLVTADAVGDAQKLDIRLAVNGEVRQQANTAEMIIGIAEQIAWASSYYTLYPGDIIMSGTCAGVGQVLPGDVMQCLIDGIGAMRVDVRAAQD; encoded by the coding sequence ATGAAAATCTGCTGGTACACCCAAGAACAACGCGAAGGAGCGCAGCTGGGCGCCGTCGTCGACGGCCGTGTCTACGACGTCAGCGCGGCCCTGCAGGCCCTGCCGCCGGCGCGCTACCCGGCCCTGCATGGCGACCTGCTGCTGGCCAACCTCGACCTGATACGCGTCGCCATCAACCAGCTGCTCCCTGGCGCCGCTTCGATCCCGGCCGAGCGCGCGCGTTTCCTGAGCCCGGTGGCCAACCCGGGCAAGATCATCGGCGTGCCGGTGAACTATGCCGACCACGTGGCCGAGGCGAATGCCGACCAGGCCACCTTCACTGACCGCTACAAGGGCGAGGTGCGCGAACAGGGCCTGTTCCTGAAGGCGGCCAGCAGCCTGGTGGGCCCCAGCGAGGGCGTGGCCCTGCGCTTCCCGCAGCGCCTGTCGCACCACGAGATGGAACTCGGCGTCGTGATCGGCAAGACCGCCGCCAATGTCTCCGTCGACGAGGCCCTGGACTACGTGGCCGGCTACGCGATCGCGCTCGACATGACCGTGCGCGGGCCGGAAGACCGCTCGCTGCGCAAGTCGGTCGACAGCTACGCGGTGCTCGGTCCCTGGCTGGTGACGGCCGACGCGGTGGGCGACGCCCAGAAGCTCGACATCCGCCTGGCGGTGAACGGCGAAGTGCGCCAGCAGGCCAATACCGCCGAGATGATCATCGGGATCGCCGAGCAGATCGCCTGGGCCTCCAGCTACTACACCCTGTACCCGGGCGACATCATCATGAGCGGCACCTGCGCCGGCGTCGGCCAGGTACTCCCCGGCGACGTGATGCAGTGCTTGATCGACGGCATCGGCGCGATGCGGGTCGACGTACGCGCCGCCCAGGACTGA
- a CDS encoding PDR/VanB family oxidoreductase encodes MNAPLPQSAARLQVRLQSVSYVTRDIQVFEFVSTSGATLPATTPGAHVDVHLGNGITRSYSLLQAEGCPERYLVGVKRDPNSRGGSRYMHEQLRVGVSLELSGPRNHFPLVEDAAHTVLIAGGIGITPILCMAERLEAIGASFELWYASRSRDDLGFLPALARFGERVRLHVDEEAGTVLDLGAVVAAAPSGSHFYCCGPAPMLAAYEAATAGCAPGTVHLERFGASQPVATGGDGFVVQLARRGVELRVPAGATILQVLKENGVAVDSSCEAGICGCCEVAVLEGEVDHRDEVLTASQRASNTSMMVCCSRATCERLVLDL; translated from the coding sequence ATGAACGCGCCCCTTCCACAATCCGCCGCCCGGCTGCAGGTGCGCCTGCAGTCGGTCAGCTACGTCACCCGCGACATCCAGGTGTTCGAGTTCGTATCGACAAGCGGCGCCACGCTGCCGGCGACGACACCGGGCGCCCACGTCGACGTCCACCTGGGCAACGGCATCACCCGCTCCTACTCGTTGCTGCAGGCTGAAGGCTGTCCCGAGCGCTACCTGGTCGGCGTCAAGCGCGACCCCAACAGCCGCGGCGGCTCGCGCTACATGCACGAGCAGTTGCGCGTCGGAGTCTCGCTCGAACTGTCCGGGCCGCGCAACCACTTCCCGCTGGTGGAAGACGCCGCGCACACGGTCCTGATCGCCGGCGGCATCGGCATCACCCCGATCCTGTGCATGGCCGAGCGCCTGGAAGCGATCGGCGCGTCGTTCGAGCTGTGGTATGCCAGCCGCTCGCGCGACGACCTCGGCTTCCTGCCCGCCCTGGCGCGCTTCGGCGAGCGCGTGCGCCTGCACGTGGACGAGGAAGCGGGCACGGTGCTCGACCTGGGCGCCGTCGTCGCGGCGGCCCCGAGCGGCAGCCACTTCTACTGCTGCGGCCCGGCGCCGATGCTGGCCGCCTATGAAGCCGCCACCGCGGGGTGCGCGCCAGGCACCGTGCACCTGGAGCGCTTCGGCGCCAGTCAGCCGGTCGCGACTGGCGGCGACGGCTTCGTGGTGCAGCTGGCCAGGCGCGGCGTCGAGCTGCGCGTGCCGGCCGGCGCCACCATCCTGCAGGTGCTGAAGGAGAACGGCGTCGCGGTCGATTCGTCCTGCGAGGCCGGCATTTGCGGCTGCTGCGAGGTGGCCGTGCTCGAAGGCGAGGTGGACCACCGCGACGAAGTCCTCACCGCCTCCCAACGCGCGTCCAACACCTCGATGATGGTGTGCTGCTCGCGCGCCACGTGCGAGCGCCTGGTGCTCGACCTGTAA
- a CDS encoding MFS transporter: MLTPAMPAAASAAEPQPEFGHYGDRLGRKKILMITLMMMGGASVLIGLLPSYQQIGVMAPILLVVLRLVQGFAIGGEWGGATLMSMEHAKPKGRGLAVSIVASGGPSGALLGTMVMMGFSKLPNEEFLSWGWRVPFLLSALLLVLGVVIRMKLDETPEFEEARKKRLAAGKKVSVLPVVTVFRHNRAQVLSGVIGGLAPLAFATFGAAFLLNYAVTAGHSRTDALLAMTIANFLHIFTMPCFGALSDRLGRRPLLITGAILGAVLTWPIFLLVNQGSLGALTLALVLALPVVQAMLGGPVNTWMGEKFAADVRYSGIAVTFQIASTLGSGLAPMIASGLLAMRGGTDPVLVALFFGGLCVVSAIAYFFSAERFDQELPVYTAGTEEANEAEREARAALAAVEAGKLGVR; the protein is encoded by the coding sequence TTGCTCACGCCGGCGATGCCGGCGGCGGCTTCGGCGGCGGAGCCGCAGCCAGAGTTCGGCCACTACGGCGACCGCCTGGGGCGCAAGAAGATCCTGATGATCACCCTCATGATGATGGGCGGCGCCAGCGTGCTCATCGGCCTGCTGCCGAGCTACCAGCAGATCGGCGTGATGGCGCCGATCCTGCTGGTGGTGCTGCGCCTGGTGCAGGGCTTCGCCATCGGCGGCGAGTGGGGCGGCGCCACCCTGATGTCGATGGAGCACGCCAAGCCCAAGGGACGCGGCCTGGCGGTCTCGATCGTCGCCTCGGGCGGCCCCAGCGGCGCGCTGCTGGGCACCATGGTGATGATGGGCTTCTCAAAGCTGCCGAACGAGGAGTTCCTGTCCTGGGGCTGGCGCGTGCCTTTCCTGCTCAGCGCGCTGCTGCTGGTGCTGGGCGTGGTGATCCGCATGAAGCTCGACGAAACCCCGGAATTCGAGGAAGCGCGCAAGAAGCGCCTGGCCGCCGGCAAGAAGGTGAGCGTGCTGCCGGTGGTGACGGTGTTCCGCCACAACCGCGCCCAAGTGCTGTCGGGCGTAATCGGCGGCCTGGCGCCGCTGGCCTTCGCCACCTTCGGCGCCGCCTTCCTGCTCAACTACGCGGTCACGGCGGGCCACAGCCGCACCGATGCGCTGCTGGCCATGACGATCGCGAACTTCCTGCACATCTTCACCATGCCGTGCTTCGGCGCGCTGTCGGACCGCCTGGGCCGCCGTCCGCTCCTGATCACCGGCGCGATCCTGGGCGCGGTGCTGACTTGGCCGATCTTCCTGCTGGTGAACCAGGGCAGCCTGGGCGCCCTGACCCTGGCCCTGGTGCTGGCGCTGCCGGTGGTGCAGGCGATGCTGGGCGGTCCGGTGAACACCTGGATGGGCGAGAAGTTCGCGGCCGACGTGCGCTACAGCGGCATCGCGGTGACCTTCCAGATCGCCTCGACCCTGGGCTCGGGCCTGGCGCCGATGATCGCTTCCGGCCTGCTGGCCATGCGCGGCGGCACCGATCCGGTGCTGGTGGCCCTGTTCTTCGGCGGCCTGTGCGTGGTGAGCGCGATCGCCTACTTCTTCAGCGCCGAGCGTTTCGACCAGGAGCTGCCGGTGTACACCGCCGGCACCGAGGAGGCGAACGAGGCCGAGCGCGAGGCGCGTGCGGCGCTGGCCGCGGTCGAAGCCGGCAAGCTCGGGGTGCGCTGA